The following coding sequences lie in one Deinococcus radiopugnans ATCC 19172 genomic window:
- a CDS encoding LysR family transcriptional regulator yields MTAEAPVCPPLPALGGAHLRVLLGVAGAGSFSEAALRLGLAQSTVSHTVRAAETVLGVQIFERGRHGAWPTAAGARVLAQAQRAADALREMTALTAPAPPLCGTLRVVSCRSVIRQFIVPALNGFQRRYPDVEVVVQDTSGEHDEIEARVLSGEADLGLGRLPMRPELHTRELLADEYLIIASADAPPIRTWADFHRAAYIVCEEDCAPFIAAHVARHSRPPTPAVRLKDPQVALGRVAEGHGFTVLTGLVFVPLPPNLRASTLPTPLWRPIGSVTRRDEASPLIDAFRDAVLSPGALRAAAGRQAHLVRFVDVGTQSPAF; encoded by the coding sequence ATGACTGCCGAAGCGCCCGTCTGCCCCCCGTTGCCTGCGCTGGGAGGCGCCCACCTGCGCGTGCTGCTGGGCGTGGCCGGGGCGGGCAGCTTCAGCGAGGCGGCGCTGCGGCTGGGGCTGGCGCAGTCCACCGTCAGCCACACCGTGCGCGCCGCCGAGACCGTGCTGGGGGTACAGATTTTCGAGCGGGGCCGCCACGGCGCGTGGCCCACGGCGGCGGGCGCGCGGGTGCTGGCGCAGGCCCAGCGGGCCGCCGACGCCCTGCGCGAGATGACCGCTCTGACCGCTCCGGCTCCCCCTCTCTGCGGTACCCTGCGCGTGGTGTCGTGCCGCAGCGTGATCCGGCAGTTCATTGTCCCGGCGCTGAACGGATTCCAGCGCCGTTACCCGGATGTGGAGGTGGTGGTGCAGGACACCTCCGGCGAGCATGACGAGATCGAGGCGCGGGTGCTGTCGGGCGAGGCGGACCTGGGCCTGGGCCGCCTGCCCATGCGCCCCGAACTGCACACGCGGGAACTGCTGGCCGACGAGTACCTGATCATTGCGTCCGCCGACGCCCCGCCCATCCGCACCTGGGCCGACTTCCACCGCGCCGCGTACATCGTGTGCGAGGAGGACTGCGCCCCGTTCATCGCCGCGCATGTGGCCCGGCACTCGCGTCCGCCCACGCCCGCCGTGCGCCTGAAAGACCCGCAGGTGGCGCTGGGCCGGGTGGCTGAGGGCCACGGCTTCACGGTGCTGACCGGCCTGGTGTTCGTGCCGCTGCCGCCCAACTTGCGCGCGTCCACGCTGCCCACCCCGCTGTGGCGGCCGATCGGCAGTGTGACCCGCCGGGATGAAGCCTCGCCGCTGATCGACGCCTTCCGGGACGCCGTGCTGTCGCCGGGAGCGTTGCGGGCAGCGGCGGGACGGCAGGCGCATCTGGTGCGCTTCGTGGACGTGGGAACTCAGTCCCCAGCCTTTTAG
- the proB gene encoding glutamate 5-kinase, whose protein sequence is MRVVLKLGTSVLTAGGDRLSRPRLVDLMRGMVAVQAAGHGLVLVSSGAVLAGWEALAFPPRDRTLAEKQLLAAVGQSRLMHLYATLAELYGVNVAQVLLTADDFRDRTRYLNARTTLEACLSRGVLPIINENDAVALEQIRVGDNDTLSAFVANLVDADLLVILTDAPGLYTADPRTDPDATLIPVVERVTPEVWARAGGAGSHRGTGGMHTKIQAAEIATRAGTPVVIAPGDAPDALARIVGGEALGTRFLAAGSRLEARKRWILAEVSPARVHLDDGAARAVTERGSSLLPAGIRRVEGEFARGQTIRLIAPDGAELARGLTRYASADLGRIAGHHSREIEALLGFTYGPEAVHRDDLVRL, encoded by the coding sequence ATGCGCGTCGTCCTGAAACTCGGCACCAGCGTCCTGACGGCGGGGGGAGACCGCCTGAGCCGCCCGCGTCTGGTGGACCTGATGCGCGGCATGGTGGCGGTGCAGGCCGCCGGACACGGGTTGGTCCTGGTCAGCAGCGGCGCGGTGCTGGCCGGCTGGGAGGCGCTGGCCTTTCCGCCGCGTGACCGCACCCTGGCCGAGAAACAGCTGCTGGCGGCGGTGGGCCAGAGCCGCCTGATGCACCTGTACGCCACGCTGGCCGAACTGTACGGCGTAAACGTGGCGCAGGTGCTGCTGACCGCCGACGACTTCCGGGACCGCACCCGCTACCTGAACGCCCGCACCACCCTGGAGGCCTGCCTGTCACGCGGCGTGCTGCCGATCATCAACGAGAACGACGCGGTGGCGCTGGAACAGATCCGGGTGGGCGACAACGACACCCTCTCGGCCTTCGTGGCGAATCTGGTGGACGCCGATCTGCTGGTGATCCTGACCGATGCGCCGGGCCTGTACACGGCGGACCCGCGCACCGATCCGGACGCCACCCTGATTCCGGTGGTCGAGCGCGTCACGCCGGAGGTCTGGGCGCGGGCTGGGGGCGCAGGTTCTCACCGGGGCACCGGCGGCATGCACACCAAGATTCAGGCCGCCGAGATCGCCACCCGCGCCGGCACCCCGGTGGTGATCGCTCCCGGCGACGCGCCCGACGCGCTGGCCCGCATTGTGGGCGGTGAGGCGCTGGGCACGCGCTTTCTGGCCGCCGGATCGCGCCTGGAGGCCCGCAAACGCTGGATTCTGGCGGAAGTGTCTCCGGCCCGCGTGCATCTGGACGACGGCGCGGCGCGGGCGGTCACCGAGCGCGGCTCCAGCCTGTTGCCCGCCGGCATCCGGCGTGTAGAGGGCGAGTTTGCGCGCGGCCAGACCATCCGCCTGATCGCCCCGGACGGTGCGGAACTGGCGCGTGGCCTGACCCGCTACGCCTCCGCTGATCTGGGCCGCATTGCCGGGCATCACTCCCGCGAGATCGAGGCTCTGCTGGGCTTCACCTACGGGCCAGAGGCCGTGCATAGGGACGATCTGGTGCGGCTGTGA
- a CDS encoding glucodextranase DOMON-like domain-containing protein, with protein MLWLLLTTTLLTVPDPAGDARGDGGYILPRQPAVTADALDLRSFSAAPQGEGMRFRVSFGQIGNPWNAPSGFSAGVTDIFIKTGPGGRQVLADTGLRARNGGWQYHLRVTGFGSTLQEATDQEGEVQPLAAPSVRIEGTELVIDAAVPAGSYAYWVTNSVYTPLSANGVLRPTGGTGLASLQTGRADAPTPVDVLAPDGDPRAFTDGTLAAVGETRDRASLILTGLGGLGLLLTVGATAALWRRR; from the coding sequence GTGCTCTGGCTGCTGCTCACCACCACCCTGCTGACTGTTCCCGATCCGGCGGGGGACGCGCGTGGGGACGGCGGCTACATCCTGCCGCGTCAGCCTGCCGTGACTGCGGACGCTCTGGACCTGCGCTCGTTCAGCGCCGCGCCGCAGGGCGAGGGCATGCGCTTCCGGGTCAGCTTCGGGCAGATCGGCAACCCGTGGAACGCGCCGTCGGGCTTCTCGGCGGGCGTGACCGACATTTTCATCAAGACCGGTCCCGGCGGACGGCAGGTGCTGGCCGACACCGGCCTGCGTGCCCGCAACGGGGGCTGGCAGTACCACCTGCGGGTGACCGGCTTCGGCAGCACATTGCAGGAGGCGACGGATCAGGAGGGCGAGGTGCAGCCGCTGGCCGCGCCCAGCGTGCGGATCGAGGGCACCGAACTGGTGATCGACGCCGCCGTGCCCGCCGGCAGCTACGCGTACTGGGTCACGAACAGCGTGTACACCCCATTGTCGGCGAACGGGGTGCTGCGGCCCACCGGCGGCACCGGCCTCGCCAGCCTGCAAACCGGGCGGGCCGACGCGCCTACCCCCGTGGACGTGCTGGCCCCGGACGGGGACCCCCGCGCCTTCACCGACGGCACCCTGGCCGCGGTGGGCGAGACCCGTGATCGCGCCAGCCTGATCCTGACCGGACTGGGCGGGCTGGGCCTGCTGCTGACCGTGGGCGCGACGGCGGCCCTCTGGCGGCGCAGGTGA
- a CDS encoding DMT family transporter, with protein MSLDPALETVAPARPLVPAPLLILAAACLWGLLGIFGKGVQAAGVAPLEVAFWRALLGGALYALHALLTRSRLPRGRDLWITAGFGIAGVSVFYGSYQLAVKAGGASLASVLLYTAPAFVALLGWAFLRDRPGAREWVAIAGTLLGITFISLGGGQGVSVTLPALAFGLIAGFTYSLYYLYGKAFFHRYSTPALLGVALPVGALGLLPFVAPAGFAAKSAAAWGGLGGIAVLSTYLAYLLYSAGLRRLNATRASVIASVEPVVAAGLAALLFGERLAALALLGAALVIGAALLLSVEKKGPTRGR; from the coding sequence GTGAGCCTGGACCCGGCGCTGGAGACCGTGGCCCCGGCCCGGCCCCTGGTGCCCGCTCCGCTGCTGATTCTGGCCGCCGCGTGCCTGTGGGGGCTGCTGGGCATCTTCGGCAAGGGCGTGCAGGCCGCCGGGGTGGCCCCGCTGGAGGTGGCCTTCTGGCGGGCGCTGCTGGGCGGCGCGCTGTACGCCCTGCACGCCCTTCTCACCCGCAGTCGCCTGCCGCGCGGGCGGGACCTGTGGATCACGGCAGGCTTCGGAATCGCCGGGGTCAGCGTCTTTTACGGCTCGTATCAGCTGGCGGTCAAGGCGGGCGGGGCCAGTCTGGCGTCGGTGCTGCTGTACACCGCCCCGGCCTTCGTGGCGCTGCTGGGCTGGGCCTTCCTGCGTGACCGTCCCGGCGCGCGCGAATGGGTGGCGATTGCCGGCACGCTGCTGGGCATCACCTTCATCAGCCTGGGCGGCGGGCAGGGCGTGAGCGTCACGCTGCCTGCGCTGGCTTTCGGGCTGATCGCCGGCTTCACCTACAGTCTGTATTACCTGTACGGCAAGGCCTTTTTTCACCGCTACAGCACCCCGGCGCTGCTGGGGGTGGCGCTGCCGGTGGGGGCGCTGGGGCTGCTGCCCTTCGTGGCCCCGGCGGGATTCGCGGCCAAATCGGCGGCGGCCTGGGGAGGGTTGGGCGGCATCGCGGTGCTGTCCACGTACCTGGCCTATCTGCTGTACAGCGCGGGTCTGCGCCGCCTGAACGCCACCCGCGCCAGCGTGATCGCCAGCGTGGAGCCGGTGGTGGCTGCGGGGCTGGCGGCGCTGCTGTTCGGCGAGCGACTGGCGGCCCTGGCCCTGCTGGGCGCGGCGCTGGTGATCGGCGCGGCCCTGCTGCTAAGCGTGGAAAAGAAAGGGCCGACGCGCGGCCGCTAA
- a CDS encoding EAL domain-containing protein, with product MCPEPLLTALVQTVEALDGVVAARLFVTGEGGTFALAAAQSGPSGRGAVAAPLGLCRRAAAQLAGQSPPPHLFSAHTLDVRELAPGAVQASLGTVHRQAQAYLAVPVVGPAVRGTLHLDLAAAAPGLVVGTQDGVDAPAPLLAQARAGAALLAATLRQLDLDRALNAAQCEVALLERAWRAVTQSGSRAELFGAITQAVHELLRTEHVAVGLLEGDVVVLRESAGTGSWDTRHPIGAGVAGRVARSGLPALVPDVRLDPDYVAIHPGVVSEICVPLLDGERVVGVLDVECESRALGDQDLRPLAALGTWLGQALERERLHADTERQRRALDLLHRLRTSFGSSLDPAQSIQAVTRGLRETFGYSHVSVYLLRDRVMVLQDQVGYAAVIEQLPLDRGVMGRAGRTAQVQWVQDLSQEPDAMRAIDGITSEVCVPLLRDQQVVGALNVETVGDAEPLQQWDVHIIASVGAYLQQVLERAWLHAQVREREARYRMLAEYTNDLVCLHRPGGDFSYVSPSVQALLGYAPSELLGTSPTALMHPEDRPSLHEIGQSPGRPVLVRLRHQAGHYLCLEVSISRIESEELAQDTAPEALDGQDRPYQYLSSSRDVTARQEAEARLQWAATHDSLTRLFNRDRLYSALEEQMTLACQTGQPGYAVLYLDMDRFKVINDSLGHTAGDELLQAFAGRLNACMEGALVARLGGDEFAVLMCGLPPGDLSQVEAAAARLQACLTAPFTVQGRAVQVSVSMGIAPGELHHRAPADILRDADLSMYRAKRDPARPVMVFRPEMHVAALRQLQIEGDLPQAARRGQLRLVYQPIVDLQTGEIGGYEALLRWQHPQLGAVPPCEFVPLAEELEIITELGAFVLEEACRTFQMASSCGPEGAEGAAPPALQVNVSTRQFLRPGFARTVQRILVRTGFPAGRLHLEITESALIVDLDEAARTLTELRALGVRIHIDDFGTGHSSLAFLHRFPVDGLKVDRAFIARLGEDAVSAKLVETVLLLARTLDVDVIAEGIETRVQRDHLIRLGCRWGQGYLFSRPLEVADTLALLHASSGALAGPYD from the coding sequence GTGTGCCCGGAGCCCCTGTTGACCGCGCTGGTGCAGACGGTGGAGGCGCTGGACGGCGTGGTGGCGGCGCGCCTGTTCGTGACCGGCGAGGGCGGCACGTTCGCGCTGGCCGCGGCCCAGTCCGGCCCGTCCGGGAGGGGGGCCGTGGCCGCGCCGCTGGGCCTGTGCCGCCGCGCCGCCGCGCAGCTGGCCGGCCAATCGCCGCCGCCACACTTGTTCAGTGCCCACACGCTCGACGTGCGGGAACTGGCTCCCGGCGCCGTGCAGGCGTCGCTGGGGACCGTCCACCGGCAGGCCCAGGCGTATCTGGCCGTCCCGGTGGTGGGGCCGGCGGTGCGCGGCACCCTGCATCTGGACCTTGCCGCGGCGGCGCCCGGACTTGTGGTGGGCACGCAGGATGGAGTGGACGCACCCGCCCCCCTGCTGGCGCAGGCCCGCGCCGGGGCCGCGCTGCTGGCGGCGACGCTGCGCCAGCTGGATCTGGACCGCGCCCTGAACGCCGCGCAGTGCGAGGTGGCGCTGCTGGAGCGGGCGTGGCGGGCCGTGACGCAGTCGGGCAGCCGCGCCGAACTGTTCGGGGCCATCACGCAGGCCGTCCACGAGCTGTTGCGGACCGAACATGTGGCGGTGGGGCTGCTGGAAGGGGACGTGGTGGTGCTGCGCGAGAGCGCCGGGACCGGGTCCTGGGACACCCGGCACCCGATCGGTGCGGGGGTGGCGGGGCGGGTGGCCCGCAGCGGCCTGCCCGCGCTGGTGCCGGACGTGCGGCTGGACCCCGACTACGTCGCCATCCACCCCGGGGTGGTCAGCGAGATCTGCGTGCCCCTGCTGGACGGCGAGCGGGTGGTGGGGGTGCTGGACGTGGAATGCGAGTCGCGCGCGCTGGGCGACCAGGACCTGCGCCCCCTGGCGGCGCTGGGCACCTGGCTGGGGCAGGCCCTGGAGCGTGAGCGGCTGCACGCCGACACCGAGCGGCAGCGCCGGGCGCTGGACCTGCTGCACCGCCTGCGGACCTCGTTCGGCAGCAGTCTGGACCCGGCCCAGAGCATCCAGGCCGTGACCCGTGGGCTGCGGGAGACCTTCGGGTACTCGCACGTCAGCGTGTACCTGCTGAGGGACCGCGTGATGGTCTTGCAAGATCAGGTGGGCTACGCCGCCGTGATTGAGCAGTTGCCGTTGGACCGGGGCGTGATGGGCCGGGCCGGCCGCACCGCACAGGTGCAGTGGGTCCAGGACCTGAGCCAGGAGCCCGACGCCATGCGGGCGATCGACGGCATCACCTCGGAAGTCTGCGTGCCGCTGCTGCGGGATCAGCAGGTGGTGGGGGCGCTGAATGTGGAGACGGTGGGAGACGCCGAGCCGCTGCAGCAGTGGGACGTTCACATCATCGCCTCGGTGGGCGCCTACCTGCAGCAGGTGCTGGAACGCGCGTGGCTGCACGCGCAGGTCCGCGAGCGCGAGGCCCGGTACCGCATGCTGGCCGAATACACCAACGATCTGGTGTGTCTGCACCGTCCGGGCGGCGACTTCAGCTACGTCAGCCCCAGTGTCCAGGCCCTGCTGGGCTACGCACCCTCCGAACTGCTGGGCACCTCACCCACGGCCCTGATGCACCCCGAGGACCGCCCCAGCCTGCACGAAATTGGCCAGTCGCCGGGCCGACCTGTCCTGGTCCGGCTGCGCCACCAGGCCGGCCATTACCTGTGTCTGGAAGTCAGCATCAGCCGCATCGAATCAGAGGAGCTGGCGCAGGACACGGCCCCGGAGGCGCTGGACGGCCAGGACAGACCGTACCAGTACCTGTCCTCGTCGCGGGACGTCACGGCGCGGCAGGAGGCTGAGGCGCGGCTGCAGTGGGCCGCCACGCACGACTCCCTGACCCGGCTGTTCAACCGGGACCGCCTGTACAGCGCCCTGGAAGAGCAGATGACGTTGGCCTGCCAGACCGGGCAGCCGGGGTACGCGGTGCTGTACCTGGACATGGACCGCTTCAAGGTCATCAACGACAGCCTGGGCCACACCGCCGGCGACGAACTGCTGCAGGCTTTCGCCGGACGTCTGAACGCCTGCATGGAGGGCGCGCTGGTGGCCCGGCTGGGCGGTGACGAATTCGCCGTGCTGATGTGCGGGTTGCCGCCGGGTGACCTGTCGCAGGTCGAGGCCGCCGCCGCTCGCCTGCAGGCCTGCCTGACCGCGCCGTTCACGGTGCAGGGCCGCGCGGTCCAGGTCAGCGTCAGCATGGGCATCGCGCCGGGTGAACTGCACCACCGGGCGCCGGCCGACATCCTGCGCGACGCGGACCTGAGCATGTACCGCGCCAAACGTGATCCGGCCCGGCCGGTCATGGTCTTCCGGCCCGAGATGCATGTGGCCGCCCTGCGTCAGCTGCAGATCGAGGGCGATCTGCCGCAGGCGGCCCGGCGCGGCCAGCTGCGCCTGGTGTATCAGCCAATTGTGGACCTTCAGACCGGCGAGATCGGCGGGTACGAGGCGTTGCTGCGCTGGCAGCACCCGCAACTGGGGGCGGTGCCGCCGTGTGAATTCGTGCCGCTGGCCGAGGAACTCGAAATCATCACCGAACTGGGCGCCTTCGTGCTGGAAGAGGCCTGCCGCACCTTCCAGATGGCGTCCAGCTGCGGGCCAGAAGGTGCGGAGGGCGCCGCGCCCCCGGCGCTGCAGGTGAACGTGTCCACCCGGCAATTCCTGCGCCCCGGCTTTGCGCGGACGGTGCAGCGGATTCTGGTCCGTACCGGCTTCCCCGCCGGACGCCTGCACCTGGAAATCACCGAGAGTGCCCTGATCGTGGATCTTGACGAGGCCGCCCGCACCCTGACCGAGTTGCGGGCGCTGGGGGTCCGGATTCATATCGATGATTTCGGCACCGGGCATTCCAGCCTGGCGTTTCTGCACCGCTTTCCGGTGGACGGCCTGAAGGTGGACCGGGCGTTTATTGCCCGGCTGGGCGAGGACGCCGTCAGCGCCAAGCTGGTGGAAACGGTGCTGTTGCTGGCCCGCACCCTGGACGTGGACGTGATCGCCGAGGGCATCGAGACGCGGGTGCAGCGCGATCACCTGATTCGGCTGGGCTGCCGGTGGGGCCAGGGCTACCTGTTTTCGCGGCCTCTGGAGGTGGCCGACACCCTGGCCCTGCTGCATGCCAGTTCTGGCGCGCTGGCCGGACCATACGACTGA